One window from the genome of Desulfuromonadales bacterium encodes:
- a CDS encoding site-2 protease family protein encodes MLSTICYKSLIFSAKSKVMEHLVAKISIMLVPALLAVTLHEVAHGYVADRFGDPTARLLGRLTLNPLKHLDPIGTLALIVFKFGWARPVPVNYRNLRNPKRDMIWVALAGPATNLGLAVFSALSMRFFILLRSTDLGEFGNVLDPLSLMAAFSLYINVILGIFNLIPIPPLDGGRILSAILPERYGDFFNRLEYFGFIIILFVIFYTPIWPMLLQPLVSLCVHVLAGKDSAVVFQVLNFLRT; translated from the coding sequence TTGCTTTCCACCATCTGCTACAAGAGCCTTATTTTTTCCGCCAAGTCGAAGGTCATGGAACATTTGGTCGCCAAAATTTCGATCATGCTGGTGCCGGCTCTGCTGGCGGTGACTTTGCATGAGGTCGCGCACGGCTATGTGGCCGACCGTTTCGGTGACCCGACCGCACGTTTGCTCGGTCGGTTGACCCTGAATCCCCTCAAGCATCTCGATCCCATCGGCACGCTGGCGCTGATCGTTTTCAAATTCGGATGGGCGCGTCCCGTGCCGGTCAATTACCGGAATTTACGAAACCCGAAAAGGGATATGATCTGGGTTGCCCTGGCCGGGCCCGCAACCAATCTTGGCCTGGCTGTTTTTTCCGCCTTGTCGATGCGATTTTTCATCCTGTTGCGAAGCACCGACCTTGGCGAATTCGGCAACGTCCTCGATCCGTTGTCGTTAATGGCGGCTTTCAGCCTTTATATCAACGTTATTCTCGGCATCTTCAATCTGATACCCATACCGCCGCTCGATGGCGGGCGGATCCTGAGTGCCATTCTCCCGGAAAGATACGGTGATTTTTTTAACCGACTCGAGTATTTCGGGTTCATCATTATTTTGTTCGTCATATTTTATACGCCAATCTGGCCAATGCTGCTGCAGCCGCTCGTATCCCTCTGTGTGCATGTGCTAGCCGGTAAGGATTCCGCTGTAGTCTTTCAAGTGTTAAACTTCCTGCGGACCTGA
- a CDS encoding segregation/condensation protein A: MSYEIRIENFEGPLDLLLHLIKKNEMDIYNIPIADITAQYLAYIDAMKNLNLDVAGEFLLMAATLLHIKSRLLLPQAQEDEPEEEEEDPRAELVRRLLEYQKYKEAAHSLDTMPLLGREVFARTFSSPDLDATEESGFEAVGLYDLVEAFRSILRGGPPEIFHDIDVDQLSVTERVNVILTILDGRESLSFRELFTNRPDRSEVVVTFLAMLELVRLKLVRLMQNSRFGAIWLYPAVAGEETASLHLEEDSLGYI; encoded by the coding sequence ATGTCATACGAAATTCGTATCGAAAATTTCGAAGGGCCGCTCGATCTGCTTCTTCATCTCATCAAGAAAAATGAGATGGATATCTATAACATCCCCATTGCCGACATCACGGCCCAATACCTGGCGTACATCGACGCCATGAAAAATCTGAATCTGGATGTGGCCGGCGAATTTCTGCTCATGGCTGCCACGTTGCTCCATATCAAATCCCGACTGCTGTTGCCGCAGGCCCAGGAAGACGAACCGGAGGAGGAAGAGGAGGACCCGCGGGCCGAACTGGTGCGACGACTGCTCGAATACCAGAAGTACAAGGAGGCCGCGCACTCCCTCGACACCATGCCCCTGCTCGGTCGAGAGGTCTTCGCCCGCACGTTCTCATCTCCCGACCTTGATGCGACGGAAGAGAGCGGTTTCGAGGCGGTCGGCCTTTACGACCTGGTCGAAGCCTTCCGTTCGATTCTGCGGGGAGGGCCGCCGGAAATCTTTCATGATATCGATGTCGACCAACTGTCGGTGACTGAACGGGTGAATGTGATCCTGACCATTCTCGACGGCCGTGAGAGCCTGTCCTTCCGTGAACTTTTCACCAACCGACCGGACCGCAGCGAGGTCGTGGTCACCTTTCTCGCCATGCTCGAACTGGTCCGCCTGAAACTGGTCCGCCTGATGCAAAACAGCCGATTCGGGGCGATTTGGCTTTATCCAGCCGTTGCCGGCGAGGAAACAGCGTCTCTGCACCTCGAAGAGGATTCCCTTGGATACATCTGA
- the scpB gene encoding SMC-Scp complex subunit ScpB, protein MDTSELKAIVESLVFISDIPLRPERIAEAIEVERGRVVEILRELESEYRQARRGFVLEEVAGGFQFRTRAEHVEWVRRLNKSRPFRFSRAALETLAIIAYRQPITRAEIEYLRGVDSGGVVKTLLDRHLVRILGKKDIAGRPMIYGTTREFLELFGLGDLAALPTLKEFSEITPEVAGGEEGPSKGEYPDGESGDEA, encoded by the coding sequence TTGGATACATCTGAACTCAAGGCGATTGTCGAGAGTCTGGTTTTCATTTCCGATATCCCGCTGCGGCCGGAACGGATTGCCGAAGCGATCGAGGTGGAGCGGGGGAGGGTCGTGGAGATACTGCGGGAACTTGAGTCCGAATACCGGCAGGCCAGGCGCGGTTTTGTGCTGGAAGAGGTCGCCGGCGGCTTCCAGTTTCGCACGCGGGCAGAGCACGTCGAGTGGGTGCGGCGCCTGAACAAGAGCCGTCCCTTCCGCTTCTCCCGGGCGGCCCTGGAAACCCTGGCCATCATCGCCTACCGTCAGCCGATCACCCGCGCCGAGATCGAGTACCTGCGCGGTGTCGACTCGGGTGGGGTCGTCAAAACCCTGCTCGACCGGCATCTGGTGCGGATCCTCGGCAAGAAGGATATTGCCGGCCGACCGATGATCTACGGCACCACCCGCGAATTTCTGGAACTTTTCGGGCTGGGCGACCTGGCGGCCCTTCCGACGCTCAAGGAGTTCAGCGAAATCACCCCTGAGGTGGCCGGCGGCGAAGAGGGCCCGTCCAAGGGTGAATACCCCGACGGGGAATCCGGCGACGAGGCCTGA
- a CDS encoding pseudouridine synthase, with the protein MKERLQKLIAASGLASRREAERWITAGRVTVNGEFASLGDSADPACDRVEVDGRPLLVEEQKYYVLLNKPVGYVTTLSDPEGRPVVTDLVRDIPARLHPVGRLDLTTEGVLLLTNDGELTQRLAHPRHEVEKTYLVRLRGALSSAARRQLAEGVMLEDGLTAPARVEKVRATGSHTWLEITIREGRNRQVRRMCEAVGHPVSRLKRIRLAFLELDSLPAGKYRILSPAEVARLKRL; encoded by the coding sequence ATGAAGGAACGTCTGCAAAAGTTGATAGCTGCTTCCGGACTAGCTTCGCGCCGGGAGGCGGAGCGCTGGATCACCGCCGGCCGGGTGACCGTCAACGGCGAATTCGCCTCCCTGGGTGATAGTGCCGATCCGGCATGCGACCGGGTCGAGGTCGACGGACGCCCCCTGCTGGTCGAAGAACAAAAGTATTATGTGCTTCTCAATAAGCCGGTCGGTTACGTCACTACTCTTAGCGATCCCGAAGGCCGGCCGGTGGTGACCGATCTGGTCAGGGATATCCCCGCCCGTCTCCACCCCGTCGGTCGTCTCGACCTGACGACCGAAGGAGTGCTGCTGCTGACCAATGACGGTGAACTTACCCAACGTCTGGCGCATCCACGGCATGAAGTGGAGAAAACCTATCTGGTCCGGCTCCGCGGTGCGCTGTCGTCTGCCGCACGGCGGCAACTGGCAGAGGGAGTCATGCTGGAGGATGGTCTGACCGCTCCGGCGCGGGTAGAAAAGGTGCGGGCGACCGGAAGTCACACCTGGCTGGAGATCACGATCCGCGAAGGCCGCAACCGCCAAGTACGCCGCATGTGCGAAGCAGTTGGACATCCGGTGAGCCGCCTCAAACGTATCCGCCTGGCCTTTCTCGAGCTGGACTCACTTCCGGCAGGTAAGTATCGCATCCTCTCCCCTGCGGAGGTGGCGCGACTGAAACGACTTTGA